The following proteins are encoded in a genomic region of Deltaproteobacteria bacterium:
- a CDS encoding ABC transporter substrate-binding protein, with protein sequence MVRNGESRSVRMTNKPRWLFVSTLVGIVFLSTAVRAAVPTPILTAYGGHNETMIPIWLGTEKGIFRKYGFDLRALQTRSGPIMMATLASGGTPLVWAAPSSALSTTASGLKLGCFAVGNNRVPREVIVRKGIESLEDLRGKSFGVQSIGGGFWISTMVVLDAMGIDPDKYKLNMRVIGDTATVTQALITGNVDAMVVPYSYSDIAKRAGAKALADAGKLNITYQATVMCAQKDSSAVSNDTMIALTKGIVEALAYILDPTNKRDVSEVLKKNLRLSKDEDVEASYRVSRLQMPNLDIAPNPEAWRTVKRLVAKVNPKVADVDLEQVIVNGPAQYLETSGFMAEMRKKLPL encoded by the coding sequence ATGGTACGGAATGGCGAATCCAGGAGCGTTCGTATGACTAACAAACCCAGATGGCTTTTCGTTTCAACGCTCGTCGGAATCGTTTTTCTCAGCACAGCGGTTCGCGCCGCGGTACCCACGCCTATCCTTACCGCTTACGGCGGCCATAATGAAACCATGATCCCGATCTGGCTCGGCACCGAGAAGGGAATATTCCGAAAATACGGTTTCGATCTGCGTGCGCTGCAAACCCGCAGCGGGCCGATCATGATGGCGACCCTCGCCTCGGGCGGCACGCCGCTGGTCTGGGCCGCGCCGAGCAGTGCGCTCAGCACGACCGCCAGCGGCTTGAAGCTCGGCTGCTTCGCCGTCGGCAACAACCGCGTGCCGCGCGAAGTGATCGTCAGAAAAGGCATCGAATCGCTCGAAGACCTGCGTGGCAAAAGTTTCGGCGTGCAGAGCATCGGCGGCGGCTTTTGGATTTCCACCATGGTCGTGCTCGACGCCATGGGCATCGATCCGGACAAATATAAACTCAACATGCGCGTCATCGGCGACACCGCCACCGTCACCCAAGCGCTGATCACCGGCAACGTCGACGCCATGGTCGTGCCCTACAGCTACAGCGACATCGCCAAGCGCGCCGGCGCGAAAGCATTGGCCGACGCCGGCAAGTTGAATATCACGTACCAGGCTACCGTCATGTGCGCGCAGAAAGATTCCAGCGCCGTTTCGAACGACACCATGATCGCTTTGACCAAGGGCATCGTCGAAGCGCTGGCCTACATTCTAGACCCAACCAACAAGCGCGATGTCAGCGAGGTGCTCAAGAAAAACCTGCGCTTGAGCAAAGACGAAGATGTCGAAGCGTCCTATCGCGTCTCGCGCTTGCAAATGCCCAACCTCGACATCGCGCCGAACCCGGAAGCCTGGCGCACGGTGAAACGGCTGGTCGCCAAAGTAAATCCCAAAGTCGCCGACGTAGACTTGGAGCAAGTCATAGTCAACGGCCCGGCGCAATATTTAGAAACCAGCGGCTTCATGGCGGAAATGAGAAAGAAACTGCCGCTGTGA